One window of the Buchnera aphidicola (Meitanaphis elongallis) genome contains the following:
- the holA gene encoding DNA polymerase III subunit delta, with translation MSRQTLTKATQKQLSYLSTFINPNLLLIIYKKTQEKTEQTIWLNIFKLHGTIVYCYTLNTKTLNVWVKNRINYLKINIHEHAKNLLLQFYEKNTLSLYNILNILTLIWPKNLITVKKIQKIISDKAIFTPENWIDAMFSGNFNKTQRILNTFCINNYNQIALMRCLQHNLITILMIQRKKSNNINYIFEKQKVHKNRTSLLVSFSNRISFEKIYKSIKLLKKIEINIKKRHEKSMWNQLKILPYIIN, from the coding sequence CTGTCTAGACAAACACTTACTAAAGCAACTCAAAAACAATTGTCTTATCTATCTACTTTTATCAATCCTAATTTACTCCTAATTATTTATAAAAAAACGCAAGAAAAAACAGAACAAACTATATGGCTTAACATATTTAAATTACATGGCACAATCGTATATTGTTACACACTTAATACGAAAACGTTAAATGTTTGGGTAAAAAACAGAATAAACTATCTAAAAATAAACATTCACGAACATGCAAAAAACTTGCTTCTTCAATTCTATGAAAAAAATACGTTGTCTTTATACAACATATTAAATATTCTAACGCTGATTTGGCCAAAAAATTTAATAACAGTTAAAAAAATCCAAAAAATTATTAGCGATAAAGCTATTTTTACACCAGAAAACTGGATTGATGCAATGTTCTCTGGTAACTTCAACAAAACTCAGAGAATACTAAATACTTTTTGCATAAACAATTATAATCAAATAGCATTAATGAGATGCTTACAACACAATTTAATAACAATATTAATGATACAACGCAAAAAATCAAATAACATAAATTACATCTTCGAAAAACAAAAAGTTCATAAAAATAGAACATCATTACTAGTAAGCTTTTCAAATCGTATCAGTTTTGAAAAAATATACAAATCAATTAAATTATTAAAAAAAATAGAAATTAATATAAAAAAAAGACATGAAAAATCTATGTGGAATCAACTAAAAATTTTACCTTACATCATAAATTAA
- the tusA gene encoding sulfurtransferase TusA — protein MSIKQDKNYQLLDLRTLRCPDPIMLLRKKIREIKTGNILLILADDPSTIRDIPNFCRFMKHILLKLIINKLPYQFLIKKGNVSSYIYKNKL, from the coding sequence ATGAGCATTAAACAAGACAAAAACTATCAATTGTTAGATTTAAGAACTTTACGTTGTCCTGATCCTATTATGCTGTTACGAAAAAAAATCAGAGAAATTAAAACTGGAAATATCTTATTAATACTCGCAGATGATCCATCCACCATAAGAGACATTCCAAATTTTTGTCGATTCATGAAACATATATTATTAAAACTGATCATCAATAAATTACCTTACCAATTTTTAATCAAAAAAGGAAATGTTTCCTCATATATTTATAAAAACAAATTATAA
- the asd gene encoding aspartate-semialdehyde dehydrogenase: MKKSVGFIGWRGMVGSVLMQRMKEENDLCCFRPIFFSTSQINHKGPIIDGKYYGNLQNAYDLDVLKELDIIVTCQGSEYTNNMYYKLRKSGWKGYWIDAASCLRMENEAVIVLDPVNLSIINKSIDNNVKTFVGGNCTVSLMLMSLGGLFFHSLVDWMTVSTYQAASGSGASHMIELLKQMNFICKGVRNDIENPAKSILSIEKKINEISLCEDFPVNNFRVPLAGSLIPWIDVKAKYGQSKEEWKIQAEANKILSSKKDILMDGLCVRIGSLRCHSQSFMIKLKKDISLSEIECIISQHNSWVKVIPNEIDTTIKHLTPCAVTGTLSTPVGRIRKLNIGRKYISAFTVGDQLLWGASEPLRRMLKLLITYN; encoded by the coding sequence ATGAAAAAATCTGTAGGTTTCATTGGATGGAGAGGTATGGTTGGATCGGTGTTAATGCAACGTATGAAAGAAGAAAATGATTTATGTTGTTTTCGTCCGATTTTTTTTTCTACCTCTCAGATTAATCATAAAGGTCCTATTATTGATGGAAAATATTATGGTAATTTGCAAAACGCTTATGATTTAGATGTATTAAAAGAATTAGACATTATTGTTACGTGTCAAGGTAGTGAATACACTAACAATATGTATTATAAATTAAGAAAAAGTGGTTGGAAGGGATATTGGATAGATGCTGCTTCGTGTCTTAGAATGGAAAATGAAGCAGTCATTGTATTAGATCCAGTAAATTTATCAATTATTAATAAATCTATTGATAATAATGTTAAGACCTTTGTAGGTGGAAATTGTACTGTTAGTTTAATGTTAATGTCTTTAGGAGGATTGTTTTTTCATAGTTTAGTAGATTGGATGACTGTTTCTACTTATCAAGCGGCTTCTGGAAGTGGGGCATCGCACATGATTGAATTGTTAAAACAAATGAATTTTATTTGTAAAGGAGTAAGAAACGATATAGAAAATCCTGCTAAATCTATTTTAAGCATAGAAAAGAAAATTAACGAAATTAGTTTATGTGAAGATTTTCCAGTTAATAATTTTCGTGTTCCATTAGCTGGTAGTCTTATTCCTTGGATTGACGTTAAAGCTAAATATGGGCAAAGTAAAGAAGAATGGAAAATTCAAGCTGAAGCCAATAAAATATTATCGTCTAAAAAAGATATTTTGATGGATGGTTTATGTGTTCGAATAGGATCTTTGAGATGTCATAGTCAGTCGTTCATGATTAAGTTGAAGAAGGATATTTCTTTATCAGAAATCGAATGTATTATATCTCAACATAATAGTTGGGTAAAAGTAATTCCAAATGAGATTGATACTACTATTAAGCATTTAACGCCATGTGCAGTAACTGGAACTTTGAGTACTCCTGTAGGAAGAATAAGAAAATTAAATATTGGACGAAAATATATATCTGCATTTACTGTGGGAGACCAACTATTGTGGGGTGCTTCAGAACCATTACGACGTATGTTAAAATTGTTAATTACATATAATTAA
- a CDS encoding YhgN family NAAT transporter has translation MNEMISSTILLILIMDPLGNLPIFMSILKNLEPKRRRIVLLREMIVALLIMLLFLFAGENILTFLNLKTETVSISGGIILFLIAIKMIFPSHHYDNSIPPCINGEPFLVPLAIPLVAGPSLLATLILLSHEYLNKIMYLTGSLLIAWTFTVIILLLSNVFLRLFGSKGVDALERLMGLILIMLSTQMFLDGIKSWFQI, from the coding sequence ATGAACGAAATGATTTCTTCAACTATTTTATTAATTTTAATTATGGATCCATTGGGAAATCTTCCTATATTCATGTCTATATTAAAAAATTTAGAACCAAAACGTCGACGTATTGTACTATTACGAGAAATGATAGTAGCTTTATTAATAATGTTATTATTTCTCTTTGCAGGAGAAAACATTCTTACTTTTTTAAATCTAAAAACTGAAACAGTTTCTATATCAGGTGGAATAATTTTATTTTTGATAGCAATTAAAATGATTTTTCCATCTCATCACTATGACAACAGTATACCACCATGCATTAATGGAGAACCTTTTTTAGTACCTTTAGCAATTCCTTTAGTAGCAGGTCCATCTCTTTTAGCTACACTAATACTATTATCACATGAATATTTAAACAAAATAATGTATCTAACTGGATCGCTTTTAATAGCATGGACTTTTACAGTAATAATTCTGTTATTATCAAATGTATTTCTACGTTTGTTTGGTTCTAAAGGAGTTGATGCATTAGAAAGATTAATGGGACTCATTCTAATTATGTTATCTACTCAAATGTTTCTAGATGGTATAAAATCTTGGTTCCAAATTTAA
- a CDS encoding phosphoglycerate kinase — MPIIQVNNLNLANKKVLIRSDLNVPIKNKKIVSYARIDASLPTIELALKKNAKVIVASHLGRPTEGKYTEELSLFPIFKYLEKKLKTIKVHFCKNYLNGLDTKPGELTLLENVRFNQGEKTNSVSLSKAYANLCDIFVMDAFGSLHRNESSTYGLSKYSKIACSGLLLEHELTTLKKLLENPVQPLVTIVGGAKVSTKFNLLKSLSKISETLIVGGGIANTFIAIDNNVGKSLYEPNFVNQAKLLRDNHNIFIPIDSRVSTTFNENSIGITKKISKIHANEEIMDFGDKTIERMIPILKKAKTILWNGPIGVFEFKNFRRGTKILAETIADSNSFSIAGGGDTLSVIEMLKIKNKISYISTGGGSFLKFLENKEFPIIKLLKRFVNK; from the coding sequence ATGCCAATTATCCAAGTCAATAATTTAAATCTTGCAAACAAAAAAGTACTCATAAGATCAGATTTAAACGTGCCAATTAAAAATAAAAAAATTGTTTCTTACGCTAGAATTGATGCATCACTACCAACAATCGAATTAGCATTAAAAAAAAATGCAAAAGTCATTGTTGCTTCTCATTTAGGTCGCCCAACAGAAGGAAAATATACTGAAGAACTATCACTATTTCCAATTTTTAAATACTTAGAAAAAAAGTTAAAAACTATTAAAGTACATTTTTGTAAAAATTATTTAAATGGTTTAGATACTAAACCAGGAGAATTAACTTTATTAGAAAATGTACGATTCAATCAAGGAGAAAAAACAAACAGCGTTTCTCTATCTAAAGCATACGCTAACTTATGTGATATATTCGTTATGGATGCTTTCGGTTCATTACACAGAAATGAATCATCTACTTATGGTCTATCAAAATATTCAAAAATAGCATGTTCAGGTTTACTTTTAGAACATGAACTAACTACGTTAAAAAAACTTCTAGAAAATCCTGTTCAACCTCTAGTTACTATTGTTGGAGGCGCAAAAGTATCTACTAAATTTAATTTATTAAAATCACTGTCCAAAATATCAGAAACTTTAATAGTTGGAGGAGGTATTGCTAATACATTTATAGCTATTGACAATAATGTAGGAAAATCTCTTTATGAACCAAATTTTGTTAATCAAGCTAAATTATTACGTGATAATCATAACATTTTTATACCAATAGACTCTCGCGTAAGTACTACATTTAATGAAAATAGTATAGGAATTACTAAAAAAATTTCTAAAATTCATGCAAATGAAGAAATTATGGATTTCGGAGACAAAACTATAGAAAGAATGATACCAATATTGAAAAAAGCTAAAACAATTTTGTGGAACGGACCAATAGGAGTATTTGAATTCAAAAATTTTAGAAGAGGAACAAAAATATTAGCAGAAACTATTGCAGATAGCAATTCTTTTTCTATAGCAGGAGGAGGAGATACTTTATCCGTAATAGAAATGTTAAAAATAAAAAATAAAATTTCATACATATCTACTGGAGGAGGTTCTTTTCTAAAATTTTTAGAAAACAAAGAGTTTCCCATAATAAAATTGTTAAAACGCTTTGTCAACAAATAA
- the fbaA gene encoding class II fructose-bisphosphate aldolase has product MCNILNFVKPGVVNGYDALKIFHIAKKNCFALPAINCIGTDSINIVLETARKVNSPVIIQFSYGGSTFISGQGLKTSVLHQKAILGAISGAQHVHLMAKYYKIPVILHTDHCNKEMLPWIDKLIKKGKQYFKENNQPLFTSHMIDLSHEPLKLNLDICEKYLKKINSINMMLEIELGCTGGEEDGIDNTKMNNSLLYTKPIDVNTAYERLSVISPCFIIAASFGNVHGVYKSGNIHLKPIILKKSQHYVKEKHNLSINPLNFVFHGGSGSLLKDIKKSIKYGVIKMNIDTDVQWATWKGILKYYKKNKIYLKSQLGNPNGTDNPNKKYYDPRAWIRYSQLSTSCYLKKIFKTLNSCNTL; this is encoded by the coding sequence ATGTGTAACATTTTAAATTTTGTTAAACCAGGTGTAGTAAACGGATACGACGCATTAAAAATATTCCATATAGCTAAAAAAAATTGTTTTGCACTTCCTGCAATAAATTGCATAGGAACTGACTCTATAAACATCGTTTTAGAAACAGCACGAAAAGTTAATAGTCCAGTAATAATACAATTTTCTTATGGAGGATCAACATTTATTTCAGGACAAGGATTAAAAACTAGTGTTCTTCATCAAAAAGCAATATTAGGTGCTATATCAGGAGCTCAACATGTACATTTAATGGCAAAATATTATAAAATACCAGTTATTCTACACACCGATCATTGTAATAAAGAAATGTTACCATGGATTGATAAACTAATAAAAAAAGGAAAACAATATTTTAAGGAAAACAACCAACCTCTTTTTACTTCTCATATGATAGATTTGTCTCATGAACCATTAAAACTGAATTTGGACATCTGTGAAAAATATTTAAAAAAAATAAATAGCATCAATATGATGTTAGAAATAGAATTAGGATGTACAGGAGGAGAAGAAGATGGAATAGATAACACCAAAATGAACAATTCTTTGTTATATACTAAACCTATTGATGTTAACACAGCATATGAAAGGTTATCTGTGATTAGTCCTTGTTTTATTATCGCAGCATCCTTTGGAAACGTTCACGGTGTATATAAATCAGGTAACATTCATTTGAAACCTATTATTTTAAAAAAATCACAACATTATGTTAAAGAAAAACACAATTTATCTATTAATCCATTAAATTTTGTTTTTCATGGAGGATCAGGATCTTTACTAAAAGATATTAAAAAATCTATAAAATATGGAGTGATAAAAATGAATATTGATACTGATGTTCAATGGGCTACTTGGAAAGGAATATTAAAATATTATAAAAAAAATAAAATTTATTTAAAATCTCAATTAGGAAATCCTAATGGAACAGATAACCCAAATAAAAAGTACTACGATCCAAGAGCTTGGATACGTTATTCTCAACTATCAACATCATGTTACCTAAAAAAAATATTCAAAACATTAAATTCTTGCAACACCTTATAA
- the mscS gene encoding small-conductance mechanosensitive channel MscS, translated as MKKLNVVNDINHAGSWLILNQELLLSYTINLISAIIIFIVGLFTAKIVSNIINKVLITRNIDSTISGFLAALVKYIVITFALIASLGCIGIQTTSVIAILGAAGMAIGLALQGSLSNFAAGVLLVILRPLRTGEYVNIGNISGTVLNIHIFYTTLRTLDGKIVVMPNGKIISDNIINYSREKIRRNEFIISVAYNSDIDLVIKILKNVLENETRVLKDQDIIIGLSELAPSSLNFIVRCWSNTDELNIVYWDLMAQFKKSLDLNNINIPYPQLEIHYSNKKNK; from the coding sequence ATGAAAAAATTGAACGTAGTTAACGACATTAATCATGCGGGAAGTTGGTTAATACTTAATCAAGAACTCCTACTAAGTTATACTATTAATCTTATATCTGCTATTATAATTTTTATAGTAGGACTTTTTACAGCAAAAATAGTATCAAACATCATTAACAAAGTTTTAATTACTAGAAATATCGATTCTACTATTTCCGGATTTCTAGCTGCACTAGTAAAATATATAGTTATTACATTCGCATTAATAGCTTCTCTAGGATGCATCGGTATTCAAACTACTTCAGTTATTGCTATACTAGGTGCAGCAGGAATGGCAATTGGATTAGCTTTACAAGGATCACTATCTAATTTTGCTGCAGGAGTACTATTAGTAATATTACGTCCACTAAGAACTGGAGAATATGTAAATATAGGAAATATATCTGGAACAGTCTTAAATATTCATATATTTTATACTACACTTCGAACTCTAGATGGAAAAATTGTTGTTATGCCTAACGGAAAAATAATATCAGATAACATAATTAACTATTCTAGAGAAAAAATAAGAAGAAATGAATTTATTATTAGTGTTGCATATAACTCTGATATTGATTTAGTAATAAAAATATTGAAAAATGTTTTAGAAAATGAAACAAGAGTATTAAAAGACCAAGATATTATCATCGGATTAAGCGAATTAGCACCATCTTCTTTAAATTTTATCGTACGTTGTTGGAGCAATACTGATGAATTAAACATAGTATATTGGGATTTAATGGCACAATTCAAAAAATCCTTAGACTTAAATAATATTAATATTCCTTATCCTCAACTTGAAATACATTATTCAAATAAAAAAAATAAATAA
- a CDS encoding exodeoxyribonuclease V subunit gamma: MLTLYKSHNFHALIEKACSIFTTIPLSNPLQSEIFITPNEVIDHWIKIFISQKHSIMSNITFLRFNKFIWKIFKHMNTNYNSKLELKKYHLMWTMMNIKNIKSLTSFIHTSSSQTQLFEIVSYLSKNFKEYLLYRPDLIKKWEKPSQSLTGIHSLYHNEYALLWKTLIKYIKTKNKSIWNYADLLFFIYKNIKKSKININKFPSRIFLFGNNYLTPSNVIILKKISKLCKIYVFYVTPYRNGKEILLNEIKLKKRILTIIKNRISCFFKATTYYKEPIERFLDKQKHAENVLLWGKYGFEHTLLLNLINIKEINLFNIMKPTYLLQKIQKNIIYANINSNNKKDIKKNNKNIIYANDKSISIHVCTTLKREIEVLHNNILNILNNDHDILFHDILIISKNINLYIPFIHSIFNPINVKHRIPFYIVSKSYENQKNILKIIEKILNLPNNLLNNKNIFNFLESSYILKKFNIQEKEIIVLFKIIQQFHIELGTERTAIKHTLPKSNKKYILSHGEKRIFLGKAINDENYTIWNKIVPCAHLDEKHYEMFSKLTTFVLLLHKWKQKLSISKTLKSWKSMFKHILNDFFEKNTVEEKEITFIQNQWNKIIDPGIKENYKKKIPIKLLKNELLKNVSKKINVYNLFSGKVTFCNGFILRSIPFKTICILGMNETFTLQKKNTDNFNLIYKNPRICDPHKKNKYEYLFLETLLSAQKILLISYQKESEKYNKINEPSSLINQLFSYIYKNFYIFNKNKKEQKNNKHELFSHLYYFHENESYNVNNFIKKSNYYNFNTTWSKIFKLKKIYKNHFTNTLQKIEYKDINISELISFWKNPIQYFFNKRLHIKLNAIKTKNLNQENFLITKLDNYIINNNIINVLLKQKNISQLFSYYQYKGIIPHGNLGEIYWKNQLSIIKPLYNKINLIKTKLKDEMFYLKINEYILRGTLKNINHTGLLRWTPTIIKNKDIISLWLEHLIYCSIYKTGNSTILGLNNKHLNFMRLHKKRAIYFLKKYIDGYSKGMNKLLLLTNSGIDWINTIYDKKNKTISTDKTCFKKSIKNMLTTWEGNNWKKGEKNDLYIKKIITILSKEEISKMCKIAEKWILPILKHIQNNR; encoded by the coding sequence ATGCTTACATTATATAAATCTCATAATTTTCATGCACTTATAGAAAAAGCATGCTCTATTTTTACTACGATTCCATTATCTAATCCATTACAAAGCGAAATATTTATTACTCCAAATGAAGTAATAGATCACTGGATAAAGATCTTTATATCTCAAAAACATTCAATAATGTCCAATATTACATTTTTAAGATTTAATAAATTCATATGGAAAATATTTAAACATATGAACACTAATTATAATTCTAAACTAGAACTTAAAAAATATCATTTAATGTGGACAATGATGAATATTAAAAATATTAAAAGTTTAACTAGTTTCATACATACAAGTAGTTCACAAACACAATTATTTGAAATAGTATCTTACTTATCAAAAAATTTTAAAGAATACTTATTATATCGTCCAGATCTAATTAAAAAATGGGAAAAACCTTCACAAAGTCTAACTGGAATACATTCCTTATATCATAATGAATACGCATTGTTATGGAAAACACTCATAAAATATATAAAAACTAAAAATAAATCAATATGGAACTATGCAGATTTGCTCTTTTTCATATATAAAAATATAAAAAAAAGCAAAATTAACATAAATAAGTTTCCATCTAGAATTTTTTTATTTGGAAACAATTATTTGACGCCATCTAACGTAATCATTTTAAAAAAAATAAGCAAATTATGTAAAATATATGTTTTTTATGTAACACCATATAGAAATGGAAAAGAAATACTATTAAATGAAATAAAATTAAAAAAACGTATACTCACCATTATTAAAAATAGGATATCATGTTTTTTTAAAGCAACGACATACTACAAAGAACCTATAGAACGCTTTCTAGATAAACAAAAACATGCTGAAAATGTCTTACTATGGGGAAAATATGGATTTGAACACACTTTACTACTAAACCTGATTAATATAAAAGAAATAAATTTATTTAATATAATGAAACCAACATATTTGTTGCAAAAAATACAAAAAAATATAATATATGCTAATATAAACTCAAATAATAAAAAAGATATAAAAAAAAATAACAAAAATATAATATATGCCAATGATAAATCTATTTCTATACATGTATGTACTACATTAAAAAGAGAAATAGAAGTGTTACATAATAACATATTAAATATACTTAACAATGATCACGATATACTATTTCATGACATCCTTATAATTAGTAAAAATATTAATCTATATATTCCATTTATTCATTCTATATTTAATCCAATTAATGTTAAACATCGTATCCCTTTTTATATTGTATCTAAATCCTATGAAAATCAAAAAAACATTCTAAAAATAATTGAAAAAATATTAAATCTTCCTAACAATCTACTAAACAATAAAAATATTTTCAATTTTTTAGAAAGTTCTTACATATTAAAAAAATTTAATATACAAGAAAAAGAAATAATTGTTTTGTTTAAAATAATACAACAATTTCATATTGAACTCGGAACCGAAAGAACTGCAATAAAACATACTTTGCCAAAAAGTAATAAAAAATATATTTTAAGTCATGGAGAAAAAAGAATATTTCTAGGAAAGGCAATAAACGACGAAAATTACACAATATGGAACAAAATCGTTCCTTGTGCTCATTTAGATGAAAAACATTATGAAATGTTTAGTAAATTGACAACATTTGTACTTTTATTACACAAATGGAAGCAAAAATTATCTATATCCAAAACATTAAAATCTTGGAAATCAATGTTTAAACACATACTAAACGATTTTTTTGAAAAAAATACAGTAGAGGAGAAAGAAATAACATTTATTCAAAATCAATGGAACAAAATAATCGATCCTGGAATAAAAGAAAATTATAAAAAAAAAATTCCTATAAAATTGTTAAAAAATGAACTATTAAAAAACGTTTCAAAAAAAATAAATGTATATAATCTTTTTTCTGGAAAAGTCACGTTTTGCAATGGATTTATATTAAGAAGTATACCATTTAAAACAATTTGCATACTTGGGATGAATGAAACATTTACTCTTCAAAAAAAAAATACTGACAATTTTAATCTAATATATAAAAATCCTAGAATATGTGATCCACATAAAAAAAATAAGTACGAATATTTATTTTTAGAAACATTATTATCTGCACAAAAAATATTGTTAATTAGTTATCAAAAAGAATCTGAAAAATATAACAAAATCAATGAACCATCCTCGCTCATCAATCAATTGTTTTCATACATTTATAAAAATTTTTATATATTTAACAAAAATAAAAAAGAACAAAAAAATAACAAACATGAATTATTTTCGCATTTATATTATTTTCATGAAAATGAGTCCTATAATGTCAACAATTTTATTAAAAAATCTAATTATTACAACTTTAATACAACATGGTCAAAAATCTTTAAGTTAAAAAAAATATATAAAAACCACTTTACAAATACACTCCAAAAAATTGAATACAAAGATATTAATATATCTGAATTGATTTCTTTTTGGAAAAACCCAATTCAATATTTTTTTAACAAACGACTACATATTAAATTAAATGCGATAAAAACCAAAAATTTAAACCAAGAAAACTTCTTAATTACAAAACTTGACAATTATATAATTAATAACAATATAATTAACGTTTTATTAAAACAAAAAAATATTAGTCAATTATTTTCATATTATCAATACAAAGGAATTATACCACATGGAAATTTAGGAGAAATATATTGGAAAAATCAACTTTCTATTATAAAACCTTTATATAACAAAATTAATTTAATAAAAACAAAACTAAAAGATGAAATGTTTTATTTAAAAATTAATGAATATATATTACGAGGAACATTAAAAAATATTAATCATACAGGATTATTACGTTGGACACCCACTATTATAAAAAATAAAGATATCATTTCTTTGTGGCTAGAACATTTGATATATTGTTCTATATATAAAACTGGAAACAGTACAATACTTGGATTAAATAATAAACATTTAAATTTTATGAGACTACATAAAAAAAGAGCAATATACTTCTTAAAAAAATATATAGACGGGTATTCAAAAGGAATGAACAAGCTTCTACTACTTACAAATTCAGGTATTGACTGGATAAACACTATATATGACAAAAAAAATAAAACTATTTCTACAGATAAAACATGTTTTAAGAAATCAATTAAAAATATGTTAACAACATGGGAAGGAAACAATTGGAAAAAAGGAGAAAAAAACGATTTATACATCAAGAAAATCATTACTATTTTGAGTAAAGAAGAAATATCTAAAATGTGTAAAATAGCTGAAAAGTGGATACTACCTATATTAAAACACATACAAAACAATAGATAA